The proteins below come from a single Gammaproteobacteria bacterium genomic window:
- a CDS encoding anthranilate synthase component I family protein — protein sequence MESPFDIAADLDTPVSAYIKLKPFKPRFLLESVESGERLARYSFLGFGEGLTLELRPDRVLRNGKPTPRPEGRAEWLALMRAALAASPVLRPAIDGIPFTGGLVGTAGYDVVRHFERLPASRAPLEDLPEAAFVAPESLLVFDHLTRRVALLHAGSEADRRALRAEVVARLRGGVDAPERSGGFSDAAPSFSRGSFIEAVERAKRYIKAGDIYQIVLSERFSGRSDLDPFQTYRGLRLLNPSPYMYFFELGDVRVAGSSPEALVRLHNGNASLRPIAGTRPRGATPDEDRALERELLADPKENAEHVMLVDLARNDLGRVARAGSVVVDPYRSIERYSHVMHIVSGVKGRLAPERDAFDLFAAAFPAGTLVGAPKVRAMELIANLEPTARGLYGGTVGYFANNGNMDQAITIRTIVFNGDEYSFQAGAGIVADSVPDNEYREVLAKSAILRRALELAEEGL from the coding sequence ATGGAGTCACCGTTCGACATCGCCGCGGACCTCGATACACCGGTGTCCGCCTACATCAAGCTGAAGCCGTTCAAGCCCCGCTTCCTGCTCGAAAGCGTCGAGAGCGGCGAGCGGCTCGCGCGCTACTCCTTTCTCGGCTTCGGCGAGGGCCTCACGCTCGAGCTTCGGCCCGACCGCGTGCTGCGGAACGGCAAGCCGACGCCTCGACCGGAGGGCCGCGCGGAGTGGCTCGCGCTGATGCGCGCCGCGCTCGCCGCGAGCCCGGTCCTGCGGCCCGCGATCGATGGGATCCCGTTCACGGGCGGGCTCGTCGGCACCGCCGGCTACGACGTCGTCCGCCACTTCGAGCGCCTGCCGGCGAGCCGCGCGCCGCTCGAGGATCTCCCCGAGGCGGCTTTCGTCGCGCCGGAATCGCTCCTCGTGTTCGATCACCTGACGCGGCGGGTCGCGCTGCTGCACGCGGGGTCGGAAGCCGACCGGCGCGCGCTTCGCGCCGAGGTCGTCGCACGCCTCCGCGGCGGCGTGGACGCGCCGGAGCGCTCCGGCGGCTTCTCGGATGCGGCGCCGAGCTTCTCGCGCGGCAGCTTCATCGAGGCGGTGGAGCGGGCGAAGCGCTACATCAAGGCCGGCGACATCTACCAGATCGTGCTGTCGGAGCGCTTCAGCGGCCGCAGCGACCTCGATCCGTTTCAAACGTACCGGGGCTTGCGGCTGCTGAATCCGTCGCCGTACATGTACTTCTTCGAGCTCGGCGACGTGCGCGTCGCGGGCTCCTCGCCCGAGGCCCTCGTGCGGCTCCACAACGGCAACGCGAGCCTGCGCCCGATCGCCGGCACACGGCCGCGGGGCGCCACGCCCGACGAGGACCGTGCCCTCGAGCGCGAGCTTCTCGCCGACCCGAAGGAGAACGCCGAGCACGTGATGCTCGTGGATCTCGCCCGCAACGACCTCGGGCGCGTCGCGCGCGCCGGATCGGTGGTCGTGGACCCGTACCGGAGCATCGAGCGCTACAGCCACGTCATGCACATCGTGAGCGGCGTGAAGGGCCGCCTTGCCCCCGAGCGCGACGCGTTCGATCTCTTCGCGGCCGCGTTCCCGGCCGGCACGCTGGTCGGCGCGCCGAAGGTCCGCGCGATGGAGCTGATCGCGAATCTCGAGCCCACCGCGCGGGGGCTCTACGGCGGCACGGTCGGCTACTTCGCGAACAACGGCAACATGGACCAGGCCATCACGATCCGGACGATCGTCTTCAACGGCGACGAGTACAGCTTTCAGGCGGGCGCGGGCATCGTCGCCGACAGTGTGCCCGACAACGAGTACCGCGAGGTGCTCGCGAAGAGCGCGATTCTGCGGCGGGCGTTGGAGCTCGCGGAGGAAGGACTGTGA
- a CDS encoding indole-3-glycerol-phosphate synthase translates to MTGLLQRMAEASRARVRAARAALPEGRLLERAAAAPPPPPLAIDRFDVIAELKLRSPAAGGLAAADFDRGRQLAAYADGGAACVSVLTEPSAFEGSLDHLREAATALAPRGVPVMRKDFLTDPYQVLEAREAGAGGVLIIVTMLADADVRALLAAAGESGLFALLETFDRADLERVAALDVPRGGPPVLVGVNCRNLDTLEVDFGRFAELAGSLPEGLPAVAESGIGSADDVRAVAAAGYRLALVGSSLMRAADPRQAVADLIAAGRLAAERRCS, encoded by the coding sequence ATGACCGGGCTGCTGCAGCGCATGGCGGAGGCGAGCCGCGCGCGTGTGCGCGCGGCCCGCGCGGCGTTGCCGGAAGGGCGGCTGCTCGAGCGCGCGGCGGCCGCGCCCCCGCCCCCGCCGCTCGCGATCGACCGATTCGACGTGATCGCCGAGCTCAAGCTACGGAGCCCGGCGGCGGGCGGCCTGGCGGCGGCCGATTTCGACCGTGGACGGCAGCTCGCGGCCTATGCGGACGGCGGCGCCGCGTGCGTGTCGGTGCTCACCGAGCCGTCGGCGTTCGAAGGCTCGCTGGATCACCTGCGCGAGGCCGCGACGGCGCTCGCGCCCCGGGGCGTCCCGGTGATGCGCAAGGATTTCCTGACCGACCCGTATCAGGTCCTCGAGGCGCGCGAGGCGGGTGCCGGGGGGGTTCTGATCATCGTCACGATGCTCGCCGACGCCGACGTGCGGGCGCTGCTCGCCGCGGCGGGCGAATCGGGGCTCTTCGCGTTGCTCGAGACCTTCGACCGCGCGGACCTCGAGCGCGTCGCCGCGCTCGACGTGCCGCGCGGGGGGCCGCCGGTCCTCGTCGGCGTGAACTGCCGCAACCTGGACACGCTCGAAGTCGATTTCGGGCGTTTCGCCGAGCTCGCTGGCTCGCTGCCCGAGGGCCTGCCGGCCGTCGCCGAGAGCGGGATCGGCAGCGCCGACGACGTGCGTGCGGTGGCCGCGGCCGGGTACCGGCTCGCGCTCGTCGGCTCGTCGCTGATGCGGGCGGCGGATCCCCGGCAGGCGGTCGCCGACCTGATCGCCGCCGGCCGGCTCGCGGCCGAGCGCCGATGTTCGTGA
- a CDS encoding ABC transporter ATP-binding protein — protein sequence MVTVTASGAAARDRVAGSLGVWRYSRRALELVWSTSARLTVALAALTIAAGLLPAAAAYVGKLIVDAVVAAIEVYREGGAAPYADVLLLVALEGALVAGVAAAQRAIDFCHALLRLKLSERVNVMILDKALTLELAQFEDSEFYDKLTRARQDASTRPLSLVTRTFTLGRNGISLVSYAALLLQFSPWAVAILIVAGLPVFFAEARFSNERFHVFRWRSPDRRMLMYLEIVLAREDHAKEVQLFGLGPKLLGRYKRIFRAIYEEEKRLAVRRDAWGLALGILSNAAFYAAYGWIAVATIQGAITLGEMTMYLLVFRQGQSAVSAMLTAIGGMYEDNLYLSNLYEYLEQPRRARHGIATQGTDPDAGLVFEHVTFTYPGSDTPAVRDVSLAVARGESVALVGLNGSGKTTLVKLLAGLYEPDSGRILYQGLPLPQWDRDALRSRIGVIFQDFVRYQLKAGENIGVGDVQKFSDAERWRDAAEKGRAATFIETLPEAYETALGRWFNKGQELSGGQWQRIALARAFMRSAADILVLDEPTAAMDAETEAEVFEHFRSLTRNKITILISHRFSTVRRADKIVVMDQGRIVEQGTHDELVALGGRYARLFELQARGYR from the coding sequence ATGGTCACCGTAACGGCCTCCGGCGCGGCCGCCCGCGACCGGGTCGCGGGCTCGCTCGGCGTCTGGCGATACAGCCGCCGCGCGCTCGAGCTCGTATGGTCGACGAGCGCCCGTCTCACGGTCGCGCTCGCCGCGCTGACGATCGCGGCCGGGCTGCTGCCCGCGGCCGCCGCGTACGTCGGCAAGCTGATCGTCGATGCGGTCGTGGCCGCGATCGAGGTCTACCGCGAGGGCGGCGCGGCCCCGTATGCGGACGTGCTGCTGCTCGTCGCGCTCGAGGGGGCGCTCGTCGCGGGCGTCGCGGCGGCGCAGCGCGCGATCGATTTCTGCCACGCGTTGCTGCGGCTCAAGCTCTCCGAGCGCGTCAACGTGATGATTCTCGACAAGGCGCTGACGCTCGAGCTCGCACAGTTCGAGGATTCGGAGTTCTACGACAAGCTCACCCGCGCGCGTCAAGACGCGTCCACGCGCCCGCTGAGCCTCGTCACGCGCACCTTCACGCTCGGGCGAAACGGCATCTCGCTCGTCAGCTACGCCGCGCTGCTGCTGCAGTTCTCGCCGTGGGCCGTCGCAATCCTGATCGTCGCCGGCCTGCCGGTATTCTTCGCCGAAGCGCGCTTCTCGAACGAGCGCTTCCACGTGTTTCGCTGGCGCTCCCCGGACCGGCGCATGCTGATGTACCTCGAGATCGTGCTCGCGCGCGAGGATCACGCGAAGGAGGTGCAGCTCTTCGGCCTCGGCCCGAAGCTCCTCGGCCGCTACAAGCGCATCTTTCGCGCCATCTACGAGGAGGAGAAGCGCCTCGCGGTGCGCCGCGATGCGTGGGGGCTCGCGCTCGGCATCCTGAGCAACGCCGCGTTCTACGCCGCGTACGGGTGGATCGCCGTGGCGACGATCCAGGGCGCGATCACCCTCGGCGAGATGACGATGTACCTCCTCGTGTTCCGGCAGGGGCAGTCGGCCGTGTCGGCGATGCTGACTGCGATCGGCGGCATGTACGAGGACAACCTGTACCTCTCGAACCTTTACGAGTACCTCGAGCAGCCGCGCCGGGCCCGGCACGGCATCGCGACGCAGGGTACCGACCCCGACGCGGGGCTCGTGTTCGAGCACGTGACGTTCACGTATCCCGGCTCCGACACGCCGGCCGTGCGCGACGTCTCGCTCGCCGTCGCCCGGGGCGAGAGCGTTGCGCTCGTCGGCCTGAACGGCTCCGGGAAGACGACGCTCGTGAAGCTCCTTGCCGGCCTTTACGAGCCGGACTCGGGCCGCATCCTTTATCAGGGCCTGCCTCTTCCGCAGTGGGACCGCGACGCCCTCAGGAGCCGGATCGGGGTGATCTTCCAGGACTTCGTCCGGTATCAGCTGAAGGCGGGCGAGAACATCGGCGTCGGCGACGTGCAGAAGTTCTCGGACGCCGAGCGCTGGCGCGATGCCGCGGAGAAAGGGCGGGCCGCGACCTTCATCGAGACGCTCCCGGAGGCGTACGAGACCGCGCTCGGCCGTTGGTTCAACAAGGGCCAGGAGCTCTCCGGCGGGCAGTGGCAGCGCATCGCGCTCGCGCGCGCGTTCATGCGGAGCGCCGCCGACATCCTCGTCCTCGACGAGCCGACGGCCGCGATGGACGCGGAGACGGAGGCGGAGGTGTTCGAGCACTTTCGCTCGCTCACGCGTAACAAGATCACGATCCTGATCTCGCATCGGTTCTCCACGGTGCGCCGCGCGGACAAGATCGTCGTGATGGATCAGGGACGCATCGTCGAGCAGGGCACGCACGACGAGCTCGTCGCGCTCGGCGGCCGCTACGCCCGTCTGTTCGAGCTCCAGGCGCGGGGTTATCGCTGA
- the trpA gene encoding tryptophan synthase subunit alpha — protein sequence MRPHERVKAAIEQSEGPAVVGFLTAGHPHPDRFLRDLAAIAEAADAVEIGVPFSDPMADGVTVQRSSRVAIEHGVSLRWIFAELERRDFELAAPVLLMSYLNPLLAFGYERLAARAAETGVCGFIVPDLPFEESGPLKAALDAAGLALVQLVTPATPRERLRRLAAESSGFLYAVTRTGTTGAGLSVPAELAEYLAAVKAASPLPVCAGFGVRERAHVELIGRHVDGVIVGSALVEVLESGADPAAFLRGLKGRSATV from the coding sequence ATGCGGCCGCATGAGCGCGTCAAGGCGGCGATCGAGCAAAGCGAAGGGCCCGCGGTCGTCGGGTTCCTGACCGCGGGCCATCCGCATCCCGACCGGTTCCTGCGCGACCTTGCCGCGATCGCGGAAGCGGCCGACGCCGTCGAGATCGGCGTGCCGTTCTCGGACCCGATGGCGGACGGCGTGACGGTCCAGCGCTCGAGCCGCGTTGCGATCGAGCACGGCGTGAGCCTCAGGTGGATCTTCGCGGAGCTCGAGCGGCGGGATTTCGAGCTCGCGGCGCCGGTGCTGCTGATGAGCTACCTGAACCCGCTGCTCGCGTTCGGGTACGAGCGGCTCGCCGCGCGCGCAGCGGAGACCGGCGTCTGCGGCTTCATCGTCCCCGATCTGCCGTTCGAGGAGAGCGGGCCGCTGAAGGCCGCGCTCGACGCCGCGGGCCTCGCGCTCGTTCAGCTCGTGACGCCGGCCACGCCGCGCGAACGGCTGCGCCGGCTCGCCGCGGAGAGCTCGGGCTTCCTCTACGCCGTCACGCGCACCGGGACCACCGGCGCCGGGCTCAGCGTGCCTGCGGAGCTCGCCGAGTACCTCGCGGCCGTGAAGGCCGCGTCGCCGCTGCCCGTCTGCGCGGGATTCGGCGTGCGCGAGCGCGCCCACGTCGAGCTGATCGGCCGGCACGTGGACGGCGTGATCGTCGGCTCGGCGCTCGTCGAGGTCCTCGAGAGCGGCGCCGATCCGGCCGCGTTCCTTCGCGGGCTCAAGGGCCGGAGCGCGACCGTATGA
- a CDS encoding SLC13 family permease: MLGESYSVPNLHALAALLLTVVALYLFTRDKIPLEASALAILVTLLLVFQLSPYEDADGPLEPTRFLSGFGHEALITIAALMIIAKGLETTGALQPLALRLARAWTARPRGAILMTMLIAAVLSAFVNHTPVLVMLLPMLIGVAVRNKIPPSSILMPIGFAALLGGMATTIGTSTNLLVVGIAADSGLPELGMFDFTLPAVLVGSIGMAYLWLIAPRLLPARKPPLADTSPRVFNATLHITEDSAARGRTFAECLAMTNNEMRVDRIERGEGLVVTKLPIVRIQAGDRFVVRDTPERLKEFEKQLGATLHDVPATAGVAQAAPVEQEQLAEIVVTRGSMLHRASLAATRFAQRTGLLPLALHRARADGEPLSSHIGLVPLRAGDVVLVQGTTSDLERLKRSGTALVLDGTTDLPRTHRADRALTIMVLVVVAAAAGIVPIAVSAVVGVGLMLATRCLAWRDIGSALSAPMIMVIVTSLALAQAMTETGAVELVARPFVAVAGVLPVGAILSGLMLIVTILTNVVSNNAAGVIAAPIAIQVARDLGVSPEPFVLAVLFGANMSYATPFGYQTNLLLLTAGGYKFADFVRAGVPLTVILWLGFSFALPAIYGL, encoded by the coding sequence ATGCTCGGCGAATCATACTCCGTGCCGAATCTCCACGCGCTGGCCGCGCTGCTCTTGACCGTCGTCGCGCTGTATCTGTTCACGCGCGACAAGATCCCGCTCGAAGCGTCCGCGCTCGCGATCCTCGTCACGCTGCTTCTCGTGTTCCAGCTCTCTCCGTACGAGGACGCCGACGGCCCCCTCGAGCCGACGCGCTTTCTCTCCGGCTTCGGCCACGAGGCGCTGATCACGATCGCCGCCCTGATGATCATCGCGAAAGGCCTCGAGACGACGGGCGCGCTCCAGCCTCTCGCGCTGCGGCTCGCGCGGGCGTGGACGGCGCGGCCGCGCGGCGCGATTTTGATGACGATGCTCATCGCCGCCGTGCTGAGCGCGTTCGTGAACCACACGCCGGTGCTCGTGATGCTGCTGCCGATGCTGATCGGCGTCGCCGTCCGCAACAAGATCCCCCCGTCGTCGATTCTGATGCCCATCGGCTTCGCCGCGCTTCTCGGCGGGATGGCGACGACGATCGGCACGTCGACGAACCTGCTCGTGGTCGGCATCGCCGCCGATTCGGGGCTCCCCGAGCTCGGCATGTTCGATTTCACTTTGCCGGCCGTGCTCGTCGGAAGCATCGGCATGGCGTACCTGTGGCTGATCGCGCCGCGGCTGCTGCCGGCCCGCAAGCCCCCGCTCGCCGACACGTCGCCGCGGGTATTCAACGCGACGCTCCACATCACCGAGGACAGCGCCGCCCGCGGCCGGACCTTCGCCGAGTGTCTCGCGATGACGAACAACGAGATGCGCGTGGACCGGATCGAGCGGGGCGAGGGGCTCGTCGTGACGAAGCTGCCGATCGTGCGCATCCAGGCCGGCGACCGATTCGTCGTCCGCGACACGCCCGAGCGGCTGAAGGAATTCGAGAAGCAGCTCGGCGCCACGCTGCACGACGTGCCGGCGACCGCCGGCGTCGCGCAGGCGGCGCCGGTCGAGCAGGAGCAGCTTGCGGAGATCGTCGTGACGCGCGGCTCGATGCTTCACAGGGCGAGCCTCGCGGCGACCCGCTTCGCGCAGCGCACGGGGCTGCTGCCGCTCGCGCTGCATCGCGCCCGCGCGGACGGCGAGCCGCTCAGCAGCCACATCGGCCTCGTGCCGCTCCGCGCCGGGGACGTCGTGCTCGTTCAGGGCACGACGAGCGATCTCGAGCGCTTGAAGCGCTCCGGCACGGCGCTCGTGCTGGACGGCACGACGGATCTGCCCCGCACTCATCGGGCCGACCGGGCGCTCACGATCATGGTGCTGGTCGTCGTCGCCGCCGCGGCGGGGATCGTGCCGATCGCGGTCTCGGCCGTCGTCGGCGTGGGACTGATGCTCGCCACGCGCTGCCTGGCCTGGCGCGACATCGGCAGCGCGCTCTCCGCGCCGATGATCATGGTCATCGTCACGAGCCTCGCGCTGGCTCAGGCGATGACCGAGACCGGCGCAGTCGAGCTCGTCGCGCGCCCGTTCGTCGCGGTCGCCGGCGTGTTGCCGGTCGGCGCGATCCTGAGCGGGCTGATGCTGATCGTCACGATCCTGACGAACGTCGTCTCGAACAACGCCGCCGGCGTGATCGCCGCGCCGATCGCGATCCAGGTCGCGCGGGATCTCGGCGTCTCGCCGGAGCCGTTCGTGCTCGCGGTGCTGTTCGGCGCGAACATGAGCTACGCGACGCCGTTCGGCTATCAGACCAACCTGCTGCTCCTGACGGCCGGCGGGTACAAGTTCGCCGACTTCGTCCGCGCCGGCGTGCCGCTGACCGTGATCCTGTGGCTCGGCTTCTCGTTCGCGCTGCCGGCGATCTACGGCTTGTAG
- a CDS encoding DUF2007 domain-containing protein, with protein sequence MKRLMQSESLAEVGHYRNLLEQAGIACVIRNEQLCGALGEIPFLECLPELWVVRDEQLQAARNLLEEMRKPVTGAPWRCRGCGQSNEAQFAVCWSCGLRDDDRG encoded by the coding sequence ATGAAGCGGCTGATGCAAAGCGAGTCGCTGGCCGAGGTCGGCCACTATCGCAATCTGCTCGAGCAGGCCGGCATCGCGTGCGTGATCCGCAACGAGCAGCTCTGCGGCGCGCTCGGCGAGATTCCGTTCCTCGAGTGCCTACCGGAGCTTTGGGTCGTGCGCGACGAGCAGCTGCAGGCCGCGCGCAACCTGCTCGAGGAGATGCGCAAGCCCGTGACCGGCGCTCCCTGGCGTTGCCGGGGCTGCGGCCAATCGAACGAGGCGCAGTTCGCGGTGTGCTGGAGCTGCGGCCTGCGCGACGACGATCGGGGCTGA
- a CDS encoding aminodeoxychorismate/anthranilate synthase component II — MSARLLLIDNYDSFTYNLVQAFLVLGAEVLVYRNDALSVADAQALEPTHLVISPGPGRPEDAGVSLAMIDAFAGKIPMLGVCLGHQCIVHHYGGRIVSAGTLMHGKTSQVSHDGDSIFRGVPNPFEAGRYHSLAADRDDLPAVLEITARTEDGEIMGVRHRSLAVEGVQFHPESVLTPEGPTLLANFLRQAERRRS; from the coding sequence GTGAGCGCGCGGCTGCTTCTGATCGACAACTACGACTCGTTCACTTACAACCTCGTGCAAGCCTTTCTCGTGCTCGGGGCCGAAGTGCTCGTCTACCGGAACGACGCGCTGTCGGTCGCCGACGCGCAGGCGCTCGAGCCGACGCACCTCGTGATCTCGCCCGGTCCGGGCCGCCCGGAGGATGCCGGCGTCTCGCTCGCGATGATCGACGCGTTCGCCGGCAAGATCCCGATGCTCGGCGTCTGTCTCGGCCACCAGTGCATCGTTCATCATTACGGCGGCCGTATCGTGTCGGCCGGCACGCTGATGCACGGGAAGACGTCGCAGGTGAGCCACGACGGCGACAGTATCTTTCGCGGCGTGCCGAACCCGTTCGAGGCGGGCCGCTATCACTCGCTCGCCGCGGACCGCGATGACTTGCCGGCGGTGCTCGAGATCACCGCGCGCACGGAGGACGGCGAGATCATGGGCGTGCGCCACCGCAGCTTGGCGGTGGAGGGCGTGCAATTTCACCCGGAGAGCGTGCTGACGCCGGAAGGTCCGACGCTGCTCGCGAATTTTCTCCGTCAGGCCGAGCGGAGGCGATCATGA
- the trpD gene encoding anthranilate phosphoribosyltransferase: MREAFEIRPSELLERVSAGHDLDEREADALLASMAGGEMAPALAGALLIALRVKGESAPEIRGFATAMRRLARRPSLPEGGRYVDVVGTGGDRSGSLNLSTGSALLAAACGATVVKHGNRSVSSRCGSADVLAALGLPIPLDERQAADCLAAHGFTFLFAPHYHPAMKHIAPVRAALGVRTVFNILGPLSNPAAPPYHVIGAFSEPMAALMAETLAGMGIERAFVVHGADGWDEATPVGPFVCFDVGPGGVERTVRDPRDYGLEPCRAEDLKGGDAAENAARLRDALAGGDCPGHRDALVLGAALALEVTGAAADAREGVERAREAIRDGSAARLVDRLAGLGKQGAA, from the coding sequence ATGAGGGAGGCGTTCGAGATCCGTCCGTCCGAGCTTCTCGAGCGCGTGTCCGCGGGACACGACCTGGACGAGCGTGAGGCGGATGCGCTCCTCGCGTCGATGGCCGGCGGCGAGATGGCGCCGGCGCTGGCCGGCGCGCTGCTGATCGCGCTGCGCGTGAAGGGCGAGAGCGCGCCCGAGATCCGCGGCTTCGCAACGGCGATGCGCCGCCTCGCGCGCCGTCCGAGCCTTCCGGAGGGCGGCCGCTACGTCGACGTCGTCGGCACCGGCGGGGACCGCTCCGGGAGTCTCAATCTGTCGACCGGCAGCGCGCTGCTCGCCGCGGCCTGCGGCGCGACCGTCGTGAAGCACGGCAACCGCTCGGTCTCGAGCCGCTGCGGCAGCGCCGACGTGCTCGCAGCGCTCGGCCTGCCGATCCCGCTCGACGAGCGCCAGGCCGCCGACTGCCTCGCGGCGCACGGCTTCACGTTCCTGTTCGCGCCGCACTACCACCCCGCGATGAAGCACATCGCGCCGGTCCGCGCGGCGCTCGGCGTGCGCACCGTGTTCAACATCCTCGGCCCGCTGTCGAACCCGGCCGCGCCGCCTTACCACGTGATCGGCGCCTTCAGCGAGCCGATGGCGGCGCTGATGGCCGAGACGCTCGCCGGGATGGGAATCGAGCGCGCGTTCGTCGTGCATGGGGCGGACGGATGGGATGAGGCGACGCCGGTCGGGCCGTTCGTCTGCTTCGACGTCGGTCCGGGCGGGGTGGAGAGGACCGTGCGGGACCCGCGCGACTACGGGCTCGAGCCCTGCCGCGCCGAGGACTTGAAGGGCGGCGACGCGGCCGAGAATGCCGCGCGGCTCCGGGACGCCCTCGCGGGCGGCGACTGCCCGGGACACCGCGATGCGCTGGTCCTCGGCGCCGCGCTCGCGCTCGAGGTGACCGGGGCGGCCGCGGACGCGCGCGAGGGCGTCGAGCGCGCGCGCGAGGCGATCCGGGACGGGTCCGCGGCCCGGCTCGTCGACCGTCTCGCCGGCCTCGGGAAACAGGGCGCGGCATGA
- the trpB gene encoding tryptophan synthase subunit beta: protein MNENEALLDALIEGRLPDDAGRFGPFGGRYVPETLMAAVTRLDEGVRTLLRSAELQARLEAELRDWVGRPTPITPAPALGARWGAEVWLKREDLAHTGAHKINNAIGQALLAQALGARRIVAETGAGQHGVASAAACARVGLPCTVYMGEVDVARQAPNVDRMRRLGAEVVPVTSGDRTLRAAIDEAIRDWVSDPAGTYYLIGSAIGPHPYPYLVRELQAVIGREARAQMIERAALPEAVFACVGGGSNAIGLFHAFLGDRDVRLVGVEAGGRGSGLGDHSATLSAGRPGVLHGNYSMLLYDDDGLIHETHSVSAGLDYPGVGPEHALLKLVGRVDYVTASDDEALAALDECCEAEGILPALESAHALAGARRWAQAHPGARLLVGLSGRGDKDMPILAQYPVRKERSDAAA from the coding sequence ATGAACGAGAACGAAGCGCTGCTCGACGCGCTGATCGAAGGCCGGCTTCCCGACGACGCCGGACGATTCGGGCCTTTCGGCGGCCGCTACGTGCCGGAGACGCTGATGGCGGCGGTCACCCGGCTCGACGAGGGCGTGCGCACGCTGCTGCGATCGGCCGAGCTCCAGGCGCGGCTCGAGGCGGAGCTTCGCGACTGGGTCGGCCGCCCCACACCGATCACGCCCGCGCCGGCGCTCGGCGCGCGCTGGGGAGCGGAAGTGTGGCTCAAGCGCGAGGACTTGGCGCATACCGGCGCTCACAAGATCAACAACGCGATCGGCCAGGCGTTGCTCGCGCAGGCCCTCGGCGCGCGGCGCATCGTCGCGGAGACCGGAGCGGGCCAGCACGGCGTCGCCTCCGCGGCGGCCTGCGCGCGCGTCGGGCTGCCGTGCACCGTCTACATGGGCGAGGTGGACGTCGCGCGTCAGGCGCCGAACGTCGACCGGATGCGACGCCTCGGCGCCGAGGTCGTGCCGGTCACGTCCGGCGACCGGACGCTGCGGGCGGCGATCGACGAGGCGATCCGCGACTGGGTCTCCGATCCGGCCGGCACCTATTACCTGATCGGCTCCGCGATCGGCCCGCACCCGTACCCTTACCTCGTCCGGGAGCTCCAGGCCGTGATCGGCCGGGAAGCGCGCGCGCAGATGATCGAGCGCGCGGCGTTGCCCGAGGCCGTGTTCGCCTGCGTCGGCGGCGGCTCGAACGCGATCGGCCTGTTTCACGCGTTCCTCGGCGACCGCGACGTGCGCCTCGTCGGCGTCGAGGCCGGCGGCCGCGGCAGCGGCCTCGGCGACCACTCGGCGACCTTGTCCGCGGGGCGCCCCGGCGTGCTGCACGGCAACTACTCGATGCTGCTCTACGACGACGACGGCTTGATTCACGAGACGCACTCGGTCTCCGCGGGCCTCGACTACCCGGGCGTGGGCCCCGAGCACGCGCTCCTGAAGCTCGTCGGGCGCGTCGACTACGTGACCGCGAGCGACGATGAAGCGCTCGCCGCGCTCGACGAGTGCTGCGAAGCCGAGGGCATCCTGCCGGCGCTCGAAAGCGCGCACGCGCTGGCCGGTGCCAGGCGCTGGGCGCAAGCGCACCCGGGCGCTCGGCTCCTCGTCGGACTGTCCGGCCGCGGGGACAAGGACATGCCGATCCTCGCGCAATACCCGGTGCGGAAGGAGCGCTCCGATGCGGCCGCATGA
- a CDS encoding phosphoribosylanthranilate isomerase: MFVKICGITSAAAADAAAEAGADAVGFVLAPSPRQVTVAQARELGARLPRGVLRVAVLRRPEADLVARVLDELEPDWLQADAEDFAAIRLPAGCTALPVYRTGRAPGADEAPGRLLFESPWSGSGRLADWDEARALAEGRELILAGGLDAANVEAAIRAVRPWGVDVSTGVERAPGEKDPDKIKAFVACARRAGRE; the protein is encoded by the coding sequence ATGTTCGTGAAGATCTGCGGGATCACGAGCGCGGCGGCGGCCGACGCCGCCGCCGAGGCCGGGGCGGACGCTGTCGGCTTCGTGCTCGCGCCGTCGCCGCGGCAGGTGACGGTCGCGCAAGCGCGGGAGCTCGGCGCGCGGCTGCCGCGAGGCGTGCTCCGGGTCGCGGTGCTCCGCCGCCCGGAAGCCGACCTCGTCGCCCGCGTGCTCGACGAGCTCGAGCCCGACTGGCTCCAGGCGGACGCGGAAGACTTCGCCGCGATCCGCCTCCCCGCGGGGTGCACGGCGCTCCCGGTCTACCGGACGGGCCGCGCGCCGGGCGCGGACGAAGCTCCCGGGCGGCTGCTGTTCGAAAGCCCGTGGAGCGGCAGCGGGCGGCTCGCCGACTGGGACGAGGCGCGCGCGCTCGCCGAAGGCCGCGAGCTGATCCTCGCGGGCGGCCTCGACGCGGCGAATGTCGAGGCCGCGATTCGCGCGGTGCGTCCGTGGGGCGTCGACGTCTCGACCGGCGTCGAGCGCGCGCCGGGCGAGAAGGATCCGGACAAGATCAAGGCGTTCGTCGCCTGCGCCCGGCGCGCCGGGCGCGAATGA